A region of the Blattabacterium cuenoti genome:
ATCGAATTTCTGAAGAAGAAATAAAAGGTTTTAGAAAAAGATCAAGATCTTTTCTAGTTTTAATAATATCAAAGTCCACATTCTTTAATACTTGAATAATTTTTTTATGATAAGTGGAAGAATAGGACCTAGGACCTATATCTACAATAATGATTTTTTTAGAAATTGACGGAAAATTTATAGAAAATTTCATCACAGCTCTTCCTCCCATGGAATGACCTATCAATATAGGATCAATTAAATTATAATAATTAATATATTCTAATATATCTTCTGATATAAGATCATAATCCATTTTTTTGGAAAAAAAACTTTTTCCGTGATTTCTAATATCTAACAAATGGACTTGATATGTTTGAGAAAATTTTTCTGCAAAAGAAATCCAATTTTCTCCACTTCCAAATAAACCATGAAAAACTAAAATAGGCTTTCCTTT
Encoded here:
- a CDS encoding alpha/beta fold hydrolase; the encoded protein is MILHSRIFGKGKPILVFHGLFGSGENWISFAEKFSQTYQVHLLDIRNHGKSFFSKKMDYDLISEDILEYINYYNLIDPILIGHSMGGRAVMKFSINFPSISKKIIIVDIGPRSYSSTYHKKIIQVLKNVDFDIIKTRKDLDLFLKPFISSSEIRSFFSKCTYRRKNGKLAFRFFLLGIENNYSSLIQEEIKGGIFNNPTLFLRGEYSDYLIPQDFFRIKKLFPKAKIILIKKANHWIHVNNPIDFYREVSGFLFET